CCCCTCCTCTgataaccatcggtttgttctctatagctaagagtctgtttcttggtttgtctgtctctttttttggtttttgtttcttaagtatctgtctttctctgactgacttcgcTCAGCATTACACTCTCtcaatccatccatgttgttgcaaatggcaagatttcattctttttatggctgaataatagtccatgtGGTaaatgtatacaccacatcttcttcatgcactcacctattgatggacacttggctgcttccataatttggctgctgtagataatgctgctataaacgtagAGGTGCATaggggatttttaaatttttaatgttcgCTGAAATCTCCAACTAAGTCTGGTCCCCAAAGGGCTTTGTTACTGAGCCCCATTAGCCAACCTTAGTGTCGTACTTTAAAACTTACAAGGCATTCTCATATATTCTGCTTAATTTGATCAACAGCCCTGTGAGATAGAACCACTGTGGTTATTTCTGTTTCACAGATGTAAGTAAGACCAAAATGATGATTGGAGATTTGTTCATGATCCCATAGCATGATCCTATAGATAGTAAAGGGACGATGTGAATATTTGGATTTACGGGTTTTTTTAAAGCCcattttggctatttttttaGGGTTTCAGAAGAAGGCAAAAACACATGTATATGTCTAGTCCAGACTCTTCAACCAGATACCTCTTTCCTGTTACGATTGTCTTGCATTGGGGGTGTGTGTCCGTGCTGAGGAAGTAGTAGAGGTTTGTCACAGGTCAGATGCGAGATACCTTCTATAGCCGTAGTCTCCAAATGCGAGGTAACGTATATCATTAGAGAAAATTTGGagaataagaaagtaaaaagaaaaatcacctcTAACCCCTgttgtgccttttcttttttaagtttaaaaccaACTATGAGAAGAGAAGCTTTAAAGTGCCCATCCAGTCCAATGAAACGCTCGTGGGTGCCGTGATAAACAATGTGTCAGAGGCCATGGAGACTCTTACAAGGATCAGAGAGGAGTTGGTCCCGGTTCCAGGGTCTGTGAATGGGGTCAATGCCCTGGGACTGGTTGTCTTCTCCATGTGCTTTGGATTTGTGATTGGCAACATGAAAGAGCAGGGGCAAGCCCTGAGAGAGTTCTTTGATTCTCTTAATGAAGCCATCATGAGATTGGTAGCAGTGATAATGTGGTACGTATTTCCATTTGCTGTATACGCTGTCTACAGGTGCTCATTGCCATCAGCATGGGTTCTATGCTGAGGAAGATGCCGCCAGGCAGGATAGCCAGTTGCAACAATCTCACTGGGGTAAGCACAAGAAATCTAGTGATTGTCGGGGCCTGTAGTGGCCTTGGATCCTGTCTGTAAGCCACTCTTAACAAGTTTGCTTTCTCGTTTTTGAAAGGTGTCTACTTCTTTACTCCAGGGCTAGTGGGATGCCATTCCTCGTTCCttcattttatatctatttaGTTATTCGttcagtatatatttatttattgtctactATATACCAAGCATACAGTGCCACACACTCTGAACAtagcagtgaagaaaacagacaaggaTGTCCCAGAACTTACAGTCTTTTAAGGGatatagaaaaatagacaaatcaacCGAATGCTTTAGTAACAAGTACTGTGAAAAAGTAAAacagcagattttattttatgtgatgtGATAAAAAGTGACTGGGGAGGAAGCACAAAATTTGCCTTGGATTTTGGcctctgaggaggtgactttTTTGCTAAGATCTGAATGACTCAGAGAAACTAGCCACACAGTGTGCCAAGAGAAGAGCATTCACAGTAGAGGGCAAAGCACACGTAGAGGCCCCTTGACTGTCAGAAAAAGTGAGATCTCCTCTCCTCCATTTTTAGCTCttggaaagaaatgtaaaatcatGGCAGTCCTGCTGCCTGCCCAAAGGACTCATGGGAAGTGTTAGAGAATGCCAATCCACAATTCATAATAAAACTTCCTTCAAGTAAAGTTGAGAGTAGGACACAAAGGAAAAGACTAAATCCGCAGAGGAACATTGACCTTGGAAAGTAAATTCTCCCCAGCTGGGAGAGAACCCTTTGATTGGTTTAGGCCTCATGTGGGGGTTGCTTtccctttatcctttttttctaatCCAGACTCCCTTCTTGGCACTGGTAggaggaaggcatccatttctaaGAAAAGTACTCACCAACATGATTAAAAATACCCTTTGTCTTTATGGCcaccaaggcccagagaaatCCATTTTTCAGGAGCTTGTACGAGGTGGATATGAACTTGGGCACGAAGGCTGATCAGAATGTGATCTCCACAGGAGCCCTCGGTTGAAATCCTGGGGCCCCTCCTTTGAAATCCTGGCAGAGCTGAAAGTGGACATTTATcttcatattattaaaatgccTCCACCTTTCACCTCTTTCATGAAAGAAACCCATTCAAGGCTGCTGAACGAACCTCACATGTAGCTTTTCAAGCTGTACATTCGCCTGCACGTTCAACATTGAGTTATTACTTTTCTGAAAACAGGTACTCTTATAATTTCCTGGCCTGTGTTTTGAAAGGACTTTTAAAAGAAGCATTGTATTTTCAACTTGAAATAAGACCTCCACAGTTCCCAGCAGACCCTTCTCAAGGGTGATTGGCCCCTCTGTTTTTGGTAACGTGAGTTTGGTTGCAGTTTACTGTGCCCATCAGACAAAGGAAGttgaaagtggggcagagggacctTTATGCAACAAAGGTGGTTCTACGTACAAGTTATTTTGTGTCTCAGTTGTTTCTTCTTGCCGGTCTGCAGGGGGAAGATGACAAATACCAGTAGCAGCCTGTGGGTGATAATTACTTAATTAGAACACCTATAACCTGATCGTGGTAATACATACATGCACATTATTAATTTTAGCTTTGCATTTATTATATAGTTGCCTTCAGTCTGCGGCAAATGGTACTAGTTTTCCATTCCCACTATAGCATAAAACTTACTCTCAGAGTAAATTTAAGAGTTGATTTGAGGACCAATACTAAGTAATATTGTAAGTGGCGTGTTACGTGGGAAAAGAAAGACTTTTAAGAGAGATGATTGCAAATCTAAAACACTGAAATGGTATTGTGTGCATCTTGCTTTAACTTGGAAATCGGGCTCTGATGTGGGAAATGCTCCCAAAAGTCTGGATATTGGGTCAGTGGATTCTGGCTGTTCAGAGTACTTAGAAGGAGAACAGAAGGCAGGGGGAGTTGGGTGCCATCTGAGGACCGCAAAAGTAACCCAGGTGGGGTGAAAGGAGAGTGATCTAGAAAAAAGAAGTGAGTTTAAAAACCTCTGTACCTGTCTTTTTTTCATAGgctcaggagaaaagaaaaaaaaaattgtgacctAGAGAAATTCTGAGTGAGCGGAAGGCCTTATTATGcgttatttatatttaaaaaaaaaaaaaccttaacgATTTCTGCAATTTCTCATAGTATCCTGGGCACAGAAAGTTCAGCTATCAGCTCTCTGTCGCGTTTTCTTGTCACTTGGTCGTTTCTGTGGAATAGCTGGTTAGCTCGTCAGAAACCAGACTTCCAACCGTGCCTGTGTTGCTTCTGCATAGGTACGCCCCTCTGGGCATCCTCTTCCTGATTGCAGGGAAAATTGTTGAGATGGAAGACATGGGAGTGATTGGGGGGCAGCTTGCCATGTACACGGTGACTGTCATCGTCGGCCTGCTCATTCACGCCGTCATTGTCTTGCCCCTCCTCTACTTCCTGGTAACGCGGAAGAACCCTTGGGTTTTTATCGGAGGGTTGCTGCAAGCACTCATCACGGCTCTCGGAACCTCCTCCAGGTGCGTACGTATGTGTGTCTTCACTCCTATCAGAATATGTATCTCAAACTTAACTTTGATCCAGAATCCTGGTagtggtggcggtggggtgggggggcggttcTGGGTTTTAAACTTCCGGGTATATGAATTGGCATTTTCACGCAGGTGCTAATCAGACCTAGTTGGGATTCAGGGAATGGTTGGCTGTATACCCTTTGGGGAGACATATGGAAATCAGCTATTCCTTTCCTGCCCACcgtcctctctctcttccagctgacctgtgcctgagggaaagATGGCAGTCACTCAGCacaggtgtggggagaggggaataATCACAAGTATGCCTCACAGAAGAACCCAGGAGTGGGAGAGCTGCCACATAACCCAGGGAGGCAACCCACACTGTTCTAACCCTGTTCCCCTATTTCTACAAGTGCTGACTTAGTTCCCTTTAAATTAgggcatgggagaggaaggaacTCTGTCCAAAATACCAAACATACAGTCGTGGTCTAAAAGATCTGGAGGGTCAGCTGAcacgcccccttttttttttttttttaccattctcAGTTCTGCTACCCTACCCATCACCTTCAAGTGCTTGGAAGAGAACAACGGTGTGGACAAACGTGTCACCAGATTCGTGCTCCCAGTGGGGGCCaccatcaacatggatgggaccgCCCTCTATGAGGCTTTGGCTGCCATTTTCATCGCTCAAGTTAACAACTTCGAGCTGAACTTTGGACAGATCATTACAATCAGGTATGAGGAAAATTCTACACAGCATTTTCTTAAGAATGCCTTTAAATGATGAGAAGATGATCAGGATTGGATGAAGAAACTGGTTGGAAAGGGGATCGAACATAAACAGGAGGTTGGGGTTTGTGGCAGTAGATTTACTTttgatatttagatatttttattcatttttttaaaaaagtacagatGTACACATTTATTAATAATGAAGTTCTAATGATACAGAAATGTAGAAGttgtgctcgcttcggcagcacatatactaaaacaGATGTAGAAGTCaaaaaaatggaacttccctgccaCCATCACCCCCATCTTTCTGTAGGTCACCACTATTAATGTTTGCGGTATAAAGACCTTTTCCGACACCtagacacacatacactcttTGTATAATTAATAGAATCATGCCATGCATACTGCTTGTCCCTGGATTGATTTATCAGTGTACCGTCGATAAAACATCTAGCTCTTTTAAAATCTACAGAATACATAgtatggatatttcttttttaaaaatgttagattattcttcagttttaaaaggcattaaaatatGTTGGCTTTTATTGCCagtattaaaaaactaaaatacacTTGAAAAACTGGATTAGCATTTTCTCTTGGGTTAATTTTTAGGCAGTATAAAATAGTGAGAGACCCCATTGACAAACAGGttgagaattttatttctatggaCTGCTTTTTTAACTATTATATTTGAGGTGTCTAGTGAAAGGTAATGTTCCTTTCCATACCTTCCCCTGatttttcaatttccttctcCAGAGGCAGCCACTGTTGCTTGCtaatttcttttatgttcttcTGGAGATAGCCCAcgcatatgcatgtgtatatgtgatTATAACGCCCTGTTTTGGCTTACTGAGTGTCCGTTCTGCACAACAGACCAATAAGTAAGTGTAAGGGAGACGTTAAGCCTCACAAGCCAGATCAGACTCTACTGTTCATTGTGTGTGTTCTAATAATTATTAGCAATTTATTTTGGATATCAAAataagtcagattttttttacaactctttattataaaaattatcttaCAAACGGAAAGTTGAAATAATATTACAACAAACATCTACCAAGATCCAagaattgttaacattttaccatttttgcttctttctttctctgccttctttatattttacatatacatagTCCAACATGCGTCTCCTGAGAATAAGAATCATTTTTTATAAAACCACAATAGTAAGattctttaaaatacttgaaGAATATCCAGTATACATCCAAATTTCCCCAGTTGCcccaaaaatgtcttttataactTTTTCCCCTAGACCAGGATAAAGTCCAGATTTATGGCTTGCATTTGGTTTTCATGTCACTTCAGTCTAGTTTTAATCTCTGTCAGTTCCCCCactgtgagtgagtgtgtgtgtgtgtgtgtgtgtgtgtgtacatatatgtttatCTAGAAATAAGTTATGTTAGACTCTGTATATATGTTTTGAGTTACTAGAAAACAATAAtagcttataaaaaaaaaatgaggctggTCACAGCCAGACGTGACTGGCCTGGGCGTTCTGGGAGCCCTGAGCACAGTCTAGCTACACTGGGGTTAGGAGATGAATATCGCAGCTCACCATAACCCATTCGTGGGCATACCTTGGCAAACTGGTTGAAAAGCCCTGAGTTATAAAAAAGGCTCAGTTGCATGTGACAGAGTAAAACATTATAATAACACTAAGAGTGACTTACTTTCTCCATTACTCCACAAAGCCCTCAAGGCTGGTAAGTGTTTTATGCGGTGTAATATGCGGGGTAAGGGACCCAGGCTTTGATTCCATCATCCGTGAGGTAGCACCCTCGTCCAAATGGTCCGGATAGCTTTTCACCACCTTCGAATCCTAGCCCCTGTGAAGCGGAGGAGGACACAGCCTGCAAGGTGCGTGATCACTTCACCCGTATCTCATTGACCAGAACTTAGTCTAAGCTCCAGCCTCTAGTCTTCACGCTGGGCAGCCGTAGACCAGGTAAAGCTTCTAGTACCATAGAAGAGCAACAATATAAGGGAACACGATAGTCTCTTCTACAGACTGACTTTTATTAATTCCACTTTATATCAAGGTAGTATTTTActctttataaaacattttcaccTTCTCACATCAGCCTATATCAAATAGATATTTAACAGAGTCCCAAACAAGGTTGTGTGCCTTACAAGTCAGGTCTGTACCACCTCCATAAAAAATACTTATAGTGGTACAGAAATTTGTTCATGAatcattttgcttttgaattaatacatttgattttttttctgaccacatTAACCGTACAAGTTCAGTATCTTTACAATCCTCTACTTGCATAGACGAGTTAACAGGAAACAAATTGTTATTGTAACTCTACAGTATTTTTGACCTTAAATATTTTCAGGTATGTGAAAAAGTCTGTTGGCACCaatgcattcatttaaaaatggctatAATAATAGGACCGACTTCCTAAGGGTTGTTGTGAGGCTCAAATGAGATAAGCCATGCTTAGCGTATCTGATGGCACCTAATAAGCCCTTGataaatattagttaatattattgttagctcagtggcttttttttttttttacagtctccTTAAGTTTTTCTAAAGCATATCCTGCTCTGTTAACTTGGCAAGGCAGACACTGCTGCCCCTGGCGTGGTCTGCAGGACACACTCTCTGTTTGGGGGGAGGTGtgcaaatgttttatgttttggaACTTCTTTTCACAGCATCACAGCCACGGCTGCCAGTATCGGGGCAGCTGGGATTCCTCAGGCGGGCCTGGTCACCATGGTCATTGTGCTGACGTCTGTGGGCCTGCCCACCGACGACATCACGCTCATCATCGCCGTGGACTGGTTCCTGTGAGTATGCTTGGACGGCCGGCCAGCGTGCTGTCGCAAGGCCCCCTCTGTTACTCCAGGGCACCAGGCAGCTTGGCCTACCTGCCAGAAGGGCTCCACCAAGAGGGGCAGCGTGCCTGTGATTAAATTGCCGTCACTGCTTAGTCCCTGCCCTTATCTGGAGACCCAGCCCCTACGCCAAGTGTGCTTACGCCCTTATCAGCCCGTGGGGCACAGCCGGCAAGTACACTTCTCACTCCATAAAGCCATTCAGCGATTGGGAAACTGGCCGTCTGCGAAGCCAACATAAATCAGCAAGGCATTTTCCGAATTGCGCAACACATCCCCACGGTGGCCAGAGCAGAACGACAGGCCTCCCACGCTGGCTCAGGCCCTCCTCCTTGTGCTTCCCGTTCCAATGGCGTAATGCAGCGCAGATGTTCCCGTCTGAacccaggagggagaggggcggTCATGCAGTGGGAAGAGCACTAGCGTCATTAAGTAGAATTGACTGTGGCTCTGGGGAAAGTTCCAAGAAAGGTACCCTCCATCCCCTCAGACCCTAATCTCGGGGGGCCCATCCCTCTTCCATGTTCCCCACGCCCTTCTAGCTGACATCTTTTGTCTCATAAATTCCCTTTCACTTGGAAAAAAGACTTTCCACAGGATGCCCAAAGTGAAGGCCTAGAAGGATACAGTAGGTGTTGGAGTCTCCTGTGTGTTGCCTTCGCTGGAAGGACTATGAAGAGCTGACGGGTGTGCTGAAGGCACGATAAGTGGGAGGAGGGTAATCAGTTGAGAGCATGAGTCCCACAGTCGCTTGGATCTGCGTTTGCATCCCAGCCCTGTGTGACGTTGGGCAGGTTCCCAGCTGtcctggtttcctcctctgtacatGGAGATGATAatgccacccacctccccatgGTGCTTAAGGATTTCGGGCAGTGATGCCTGGCATTCCGCCCACTGTTGGGCCCAGTCAGCACTCAACTGCCATGAGGACTTCTACAGTATagagctgtggttctcaaagCTTTTAGCCTCAGGACCcctttacacttaaaaattatcGAGGACCCAAAAAGCTTTTATCTGTGTGGGTTTTAGCTATCAACACTTATCATATTAGGAAAAcagaatgttttaaatgttaaattcatGTAAAGTTTACAATAATAAATGCATTACATCTTAACATAAATAAcgtttttgcaaaaaaaaaacatcatttaCCAAACCAAAAATTTAGGGAAAAGAAcgataccattttacatttttggtaTCTCCTTAGTGTCTGGCTTAATACAAGACAGCCGGGGTCTCCTAACTGCTTCTGCGCTCAGTCTGTTGTGGTACCTTTAGTGTTGTGCTGTAGTTCTTGCAAAACCCCACCCAGGCATTCATCgggaaaggagaatgaaaaggGCCAAAACCATCTCAGCATTGTTGTGACAATAGTTTTGACCTCGGGGGCCATCAGGGGTCTCTGGATCACCCTTTGAAGACGACTGGTATAAAGGAGGGTGAATTGTAGGAAAGACAGGCAAAGAGAACTTTTAaataggagaaagggagaggtcaTGCCCCACTGTTGGTACTGTAGTAATTGAACCTTGGTCATCTATGTGTTCTTACAACTTTGAGTAACTACTGTTACAAACAGACGTGTCTATTATGTAATGTTGCCGTTGATGTTTGCAGCATTTTAAAAGATGCCTCAATAGATTTAGCAGCTGGTTCAAAATATGAGCTGAAATCACGTGATGTTCACAGGAGCCCCGTtttttctgcccccaccccccacctcagggACCGCCTCCGCACCACCACTAACGTGCTGGGAGACTCCCTTGGAGCCGGCATTGTAGAGCACTTGTCACGGCACGAGCTGAAGAACCGAGACGTCGAAATGGGTAATTCCGTCATCGAAGAGAACGAAATGAAGAAACCGTATCAGCTGATTGCCCAGGAAAGCGAGACTGAGAAACCCATTGACAGTGAAACCAAGATGTAGACtaacacaaaaaaatgttttcttgagcAGCAGGTGTTTGCAAACCATTGTAAAATGTTTCCATCTGTTACAACTCATTCTCTCCAGGAGGCCCCCTTACCTCCCTTTTCCTGGTACTCTGATAGGATTGGGAAGTATTCATCCAAAAACAAGGGAGGATTTCGCGAGTCAGATCAGATCTTACATGTTTATGTGGCACACAAAActgtaaatgtgatttttttataagCTAAAGAGTCAAATAGTGGGCTAAAACATGCTTTTAAGTCaactttcaaaagttaaaaatcctTCAGAATACAATTCAGTTTTAGTATTAAAACAACTTGATAAACTGTAATCGGTTATCAGTGGGAGAGtagaagggttttttttccctttctcttctgatttgtgtCCTGATTTTATTAACAGCAGGGCAGTATGAATACACAGCTAGCACAGCTGTGAGGACTCACATAGAGTGAAATTTCCATGTGGCCATGGGCAGGTTACATCTCATCTCcaggcctcagtgttctcatctgtaaaatgagtgaGTTCTCCGGACGCCTGTATGGTCTCTTCTAGCCCAAACATCCCGTGACGTCATGGaagagtctgccttctgttcCTCCTTGGAACATCATGTAGCAAGTACCATTCCATGGAGCATGGGACTTTCAGAAAGGACACTTACTAGGAAGGAACCTTTCTAAATAGGGGAGGGATGGCTGTATGGTTTACCGGGTCCTGTGTCCAAAATGTCAGTTACACAAGTCACCAGGCTGGAGGCCATTCCAGGAGTGGAATAATCCATGAAACTCTGCTCAGTTCTTCCCAACAGGGGAAGGATTCCCTTCTTTCCTACTCTTCCCAAACGGAAGGGACTGCTCTGGGATGGATGCCTCCCACCACTCCTCAACTGActatagacttttaaaaagtaaaatgtaagacTAGCAGCCAGCAAGGGTGCCCACGGTCTTACTATAGAACACTAAAGAGCCAGGTAGGAAAGAACGGAGCATGACTGACACTAGAGAGAGGATTTAAAAACCCCAAGATTATACACCatctttaaggaagaatttaaaatggagaggttcattttttttttaacctgaaataCTTCTCTTCAGTTCAAAATCATCCCCCAAGGAAGTTTGCCTATCAACATAGGCAcgtctatattttttaaagaagtcagaTGAATGAGCTCTCTCTGTAATAGAGTTCCGTGAGCTGGGTGGGTGGTCTCTGATTTGAAAAGGTTTTGACTATAAGCAAAAGTTCCTAGAATGAGAGAAACAAGATATCTTTGTGTTGGAATTCCACTTAGCAAATCGTTCAAAACCTTCGGCTGGAGTggggtttggttttattttgtttgtgtccCTGAGAGAAATGGTAGAAGACGAATCAGTATAAAGACACCGCCAATGTGGTTCTAAGAAAAAGCCAGCAGGAGCATCAGTCGCAGGCGAGGCGGCTCCCAGCTTTGGAGGAGATTAATTTTTTACCCCCTGAGGAGTATTCATTCAAAGACATGGAGTGGGAGCTCACAGACAATACCAGCTGTGTTTGAGTTTCCGACCGAAAATGGTAAAGAATGGACTTAATTATGCTAACAGACTGAAAATCTAGACATACACCCCCCGATATACAATTAGATTTTTTATATAGATCGTGAGCGTTACATGTGTACAAAGGTTAACGTTAGGCTGTGGTGGAGTAACTATTTAATGCCGAGGCTCTATTTGGGAAATACACTACAAAAGTTAATATCCATGGCTATCATCTCGTGACACCAGTAGAGCAAAAAATTAATCATGTCAAATTAATTCTGTTACACAGTGTGATCTTTTTTTATACTAACCATTTCTTACGGAAAGCAAGTCCTCTAGGATGATCCTCTGGCCAGCCCATCACAGGCTCTGCATCAGCATGCACCCCGTGGGGACTGAGAAGCATTACTTTGTAGATGtattttcaataaagaaaaaattagttttaCATTATGACCTTGTATGTTGTTGTTATTCCTCTCCCCGAAGGAAAATCTGTGTCCCATCCATGGAAGTACTGTAATGAGCTCAGGGCAATGCTGGGAAGGGATaccatgcagattttttttaggTGATACTAGGTAACGTTGTGGAAGGACTGGCTGGGGGAGCCAGTCCCAAGGAAATAAGGAAGGACACGTTCTctccctgcccagctcctggAACTGGAGCCAAAAGGAGCTGATGAGGGAAGCACTTCACTGTTTTGGCCTGCACTTACTTGTCCACATAAATTTCTCAGATAAATTGAATCATTTCCATGTGGGGATTAGAAAAGTGTAATGCCACCATTTGCTCTTCCAAAAAAGTAATTTCCTGTCTGGCCTTCAAATTAGGTAGATTTATCTGTGTGATTACTACTGCCATTTATGAAAAGAGCTGAATAAGATCTCAAGGGATGTTTCAGAAGCAGCCCCTGTGGTAGCGAACCCCTTCTATTCATAAAGAACAACTTTTGGACTACTGCTTTGTCCTCTCAggctttttaataaagaattggCAGATGATAATATGGAATGCCCAGGTTGAAGTTACGTCTGGAGACTGACCCTCCCTCTACCCGTAGGTAACAGAGAGGCTCTTAAGTAGGGTCTGTAAACCCTTAGGTTATCCATGTGAAGACTTAAATGAGTTTTCATTGCCCTTGAAATTGTAGGGAAAGTTCTgtgtat
This region of Ursus arctos isolate Adak ecotype North America unplaced genomic scaffold, UrsArc2.0 scaffold_15, whole genome shotgun sequence genomic DNA includes:
- the SLC1A3 gene encoding excitatory amino acid transporter 1 isoform X1, which codes for MTKSNGEEPRMGGRMERFQRGVRKRTLLAKRKVQNITKEDVKSYLFRNAFVLLTVTAVIVGTILGFTLRPYKMSYREVKYFSFPGELLMRMLQMLVLPLIISSLVTGMAALDSKASGKMGMRAVVYYMTTTIIAVVIGIIIVIIIHPGKGTKENMHREGKIVQVTAADAFLDLIRNMFPPNLVEACFKQFKTNYEKRSFKVPIQSNETLVGAVINNVSEAMETLTRIREELVPVPGSVNGVNALGLVVFSMCFGFVIGNMKEQGQALREFFDSLNEAIMRLVAVIMWYAPLGILFLIAGKIVEMEDMGVIGGQLAMYTVTVIVGLLIHAVIVLPLLYFLVTRKNPWVFIGGLLQALITALGTSSSSATLPITFKCLEENNGVDKRVTRFVLPVGATINMDGTALYEALAAIFIAQVNNFELNFGQIITISITATAASIGAAGIPQAGLVTMVIVLTSVGLPTDDITLIIAVDWFLDRLRTTTNVLGDSLGAGIVEHLSRHELKNRDVEMGNSVIEENEMKKPYQLIAQESETEKPIDSETKM
- the SLC1A3 gene encoding excitatory amino acid transporter 1 isoform X3: MAALDSKASGKMGMRAVVYYMTTTIIAVVIGIIIVIIIHPGKGTKENMHREGKIVQVTAADAFLDLIRNMFPPNLVEACFKQFKTNYEKRSFKVPIQSNETLVGAVINNVSEAMETLTRIREELVPVPGSVNGVNALGLVVFSMCFGFVIGNMKEQGQALREFFDSLNEAIMRLVAVIMWYAPLGILFLIAGKIVEMEDMGVIGGQLAMYTVTVIVGLLIHAVIVLPLLYFLVTRKNPWVFIGGLLQALITALGTSSSSATLPITFKCLEENNGVDKRVTRFVLPVGATINMDGTALYEALAAIFIAQVNNFELNFGQIITISITATAASIGAAGIPQAGLVTMVIVLTSVGLPTDDITLIIAVDWFLDRLRTTTNVLGDSLGAGIVEHLSRHELKNRDVEMGNSVIEENEMKKPYQLIAQESETEKPIDSETKM
- the SLC1A3 gene encoding excitatory amino acid transporter 1 isoform X2; its protein translation is MVSGFVAKTQNSGMAALDSKASGKMGMRAVVYYMTTTIIAVVIGIIIVIIIHPGKGTKENMHREGKIVQVTAADAFLDLIRNMFPPNLVEACFKQFKTNYEKRSFKVPIQSNETLVGAVINNVSEAMETLTRIREELVPVPGSVNGVNALGLVVFSMCFGFVIGNMKEQGQALREFFDSLNEAIMRLVAVIMWYAPLGILFLIAGKIVEMEDMGVIGGQLAMYTVTVIVGLLIHAVIVLPLLYFLVTRKNPWVFIGGLLQALITALGTSSSSATLPITFKCLEENNGVDKRVTRFVLPVGATINMDGTALYEALAAIFIAQVNNFELNFGQIITISITATAASIGAAGIPQAGLVTMVIVLTSVGLPTDDITLIIAVDWFLDRLRTTTNVLGDSLGAGIVEHLSRHELKNRDVEMGNSVIEENEMKKPYQLIAQESETEKPIDSETKM